Genomic window (bacterium):
GCCGCCGCCGCCAGGTGGCAGATCGCGCCGCAGGCCATCACGCCGATCACCACGGCGTTGGTGGAGAGACCGCCCAGCAGAGCGTGCATCGCCCCCAACACAAATGTCCACAGCGGCGCCGTGCAGCCGGTGGCGGGCACGCCCGGATTGTAGGCCAGCAGCCCTTCGGTGGCCAGGGACCGGCCGTAGACCATGTGGATCCAGGCGTCGTCGAGGGGGAAACCCACGCCGAAGCCGGGCTGGCGGCCCACGAGCAGGACGGCGCCGGCGACCGCGGCCGCGAGGGCGATGACGAGGATGTTGTCGCGTCTGCTCAAGTGCGTTCGCTCCCGGTTGCGTGGGCCACTATAGCGTGGCGGCACCGGGATGAACAGGCGCAGCATCGGCGGGGTGGCTGCGCAGGGCGGGGTTTCGGCTCATCTGGTCGTTGAGAGCTCCTCCACGTGGAGGTATCGGCGAGAGATGACATCAAGAAATCCGCTCGCCGCTCCACCCGCCCGCCAACCCTTGCCCCCGCCGCCCCACTGGACCTACACTCCGGGCTCACCCCGGAGGGAGGTTCCCATGCGCCGCTGGCTCCGTCGTATCCTGGTTCTCGTCGCCCTGATCGCGGTGATCGTCGCGCTGCGTTTGACGCTCTTCCGTCCCGAGCCCGTGCCGGTCACCGTCCACGAGGTCGCGCGCGGGCGCGTGGAGGACACGGTGGTCAACTCCAAGGCCGGCACCGTCAAGTCGCGCCACAGGGCCGAGATGAGCCCGGGCCTGTCCGGCCTGGTGGCTGCCATACCGGTGAGGAAGGGCCAGTCCGTGCGCAAGGGCGACGTCCTGCTGCGCCTGGACGACGCCGAGCATCGCGCCAACCTGCTGCTGGCCGAGCGCGCCCTGGATGCCGCGCGGGCCGCCACCGAGGAAGCCTGCCTGGCCGCCGACCAGGCCGGGCGCGACCGGCGCCGCGCGGAGGACCTCTACGGCCGCGACCTGGTCTCCGACCACGAACTGGAGACCGCTCGCACCAACGACGACATCGCCCGCGCCGCCTGCCGCGCCGCCCGCCAGCGCGAGAAGCAGGCCGACGCCGCGGTCGCCGTCGCGCGTGCCACGCTGAGCAAGACCGTCATGACGGCGCCCTTCGACGGCGTCGTCCTGGACATCGAGGCCGAGGTGGGCGAGTGGATCTCGCCGTCGCCGCCGGGTGTGTTCATCCCGCCGGTGATCGACGTGATCGATCCGCGCGCGCTGTACGTGGAGGCGCCCCTGGACGAGGCCGACGTGGGTCGCGTCGTGGTGGGCCTGCCGGTGCGCGTCACCATGGACGCCTTCCGCGACCGGCCGTTCGCCGGAACCCTGACCTACACCTCGTCCTTCGTTGAGACCACCAAGGAGCAGAATCGCATCCAGACCGTGGAGGCCGAATTCACCGGCGGCGACCTGCCCGCCAACCTGCTGCCGGGCCTGTCGGCGGACGTGGAGGTGATCCTCGACGCGCGCGACGACGTGGTGCGTGTCCCCAGCTACGCCCTGCTCGAGGGCGGCCGCGTGCTGGTGGTCGTGGGCGACGAGCTGGTCTCGGTCGACGTGGAGACGGGCCTGCGCAACTGGGAGTTCACCGAGATCATCGCGGGGCTCGAGCCGGGCGACCGCGTCGTCGTCTCGCTGGACCGCATGGAGGTGCGCGCGGGCGCCCGCGTGCGCGTGGCCGACGAAGTGGCGCGATGACCCGGCATGCGATGATCCGGCTCGCGGGCATCTCGCGCACGTTCCTGGTGGGCGACCGCCCGGTGCACGCCCTGCGCGAGGTGGACCTGGCGATCGCGTCCGGCGAGTACGTCTCGATCATGGGGCCTTCGGGCTCCGGCAAGTCGACGCTGCTGAACATCCTCGGTTGCCTCGATCGTCCCGACGCCGGCTCCTACGGCCTCGAAGGGCGCGAGACCGCGGACCTTTCCGAGACCGAGCTGTCGAAGGTGCGGCGGCACAGTATCGGTTTCGTCTTCCAGTTCTTCCACCTGGTGCCGCGCCTGAATGCGGCCGAGAACGTCGAGCTGCCCATGGTCTTCGCCGGCGTCGAGCCGCCCGTGCGGCGCGAGAGGGTCGCCCGCGCCCTGGAGGCGGTCGGGCTCACCGGCCGCAGCGACCATCGTCCCGACCAGCTTTCGGGCGGCGAGCGCCAGCGCGTGGCCATCGCCCGGGCGGTCGTGATGGAGCCCGCCCTACTGCTCGCGGACGAGCCCACCGGCAACCTCGACACGACTGTCGGCGGCGAGATCGTCACCCTGCTCGAAAGCATGAACGCCGACGGCCTGACCCTGGTGGTGGTGACCCACGACCCGGACATCGGCCGGCGCGCCCGGCGCCGCATCCGGCTGCTGGACGGCAGCGTCGTCGCGGACGAGGAGGGCTGAGATGCGCGCTCGCGACATGGCCCGCTTCGCAGCCGGCAGCCTGCGCGGACACGGTCTGCGCACCGGCTTCTCCCTGGTCGGCGTGGCCATCGGCGTGGCGTCGGTGATCCTGCTGACGGCCCTGGGCGAGGGGGCGCGCCTCTACGT
Coding sequences:
- a CDS encoding efflux RND transporter periplasmic adaptor subunit encodes the protein MRRWLRRILVLVALIAVIVALRLTLFRPEPVPVTVHEVARGRVEDTVVNSKAGTVKSRHRAEMSPGLSGLVAAIPVRKGQSVRKGDVLLRLDDAEHRANLLLAERALDAARAATEEACLAADQAGRDRRRAEDLYGRDLVSDHELETARTNDDIARAACRAARQREKQADAAVAVARATLSKTVMTAPFDGVVLDIEAEVGEWISPSPPGVFIPPVIDVIDPRALYVEAPLDEADVGRVVVGLPVRVTMDAFRDRPFAGTLTYTSSFVETTKEQNRIQTVEAEFTGGDLPANLLPGLSADVEVILDARDDVVRVPSYALLEGGRVLVVVGDELVSVDVETGLRNWEFTEIIAGLEPGDRVVVSLDRMEVRAGARVRVADEVAR
- a CDS encoding ABC transporter ATP-binding protein, whose amino-acid sequence is MIRLAGISRTFLVGDRPVHALREVDLAIASGEYVSIMGPSGSGKSTLLNILGCLDRPDAGSYGLEGRETADLSETELSKVRRHSIGFVFQFFHLVPRLNAAENVELPMVFAGVEPPVRRERVARALEAVGLTGRSDHRPDQLSGGERQRVAIARAVVMEPALLLADEPTGNLDTTVGGEIVTLLESMNADGLTLVVVTHDPDIGRRARRRIRLLDGSVVADEEG